TTGTTTTTAACTCTCTATTGTTTTTTAAACAATCTATTATCTTCCAATTATATTTATAAGCAATATATTTAGCGTTTTTGTATGTTTTATTTATGTAATTAAGATCGTTTTCATGTATGTCTAACTTTCCCAATCCCTCAACTTTTTGTACTCTTTTTTTAAGTAAGTTAATACTAATTTCCGGAGGAATATCCAAAAATATAACATAAGAAGGAATAGGAAGATTAAATTTATTAAATTCTAAATCCCATAACCAATCCAAAAAATTATCTTTATCTTTTTCATTTTCAAATTTTGAAGACTGATAAATCATATTTGAAGTAGTATATCTGTCACACAATATAGTAACTCCAGATTCATAAAACTGTTTTAATTCTTTCGTATAAGTTGCAAACCTATCAACAGCAAAAAAAGTGGAAGCGGCATAGGGATTTACTGATTCAGGATCTTCTCCAAATTCTCCTCTAAGGTACATTTTTATGAGGCTTGAAGATTCACTTTTATAGTTTGGAAATTCAGCCTTTAAGATGGGAAAGTTTTCATTTTTTAATCGATTATAGAGTAATTCGATTTGAGTGGCTTTGCCGCTAGCATCGGTACCTGATTCAATAACAATTAACTTTCCTTTTTTCATATTTTATAAACTCCCTATGGTTAAATTTTTACTCATTTTAGAAATCTTGAAATCTCATTTATATATGTGGTAGAGTTAAATTTTTTATAAAGTGTCTTCTCATTTGGAAACTCTCATGGAGAATGTTTTTACATGTAATTACATTAATACTTTCGGTACTTTTAGTCAAGGATATGATACACCTTGTCTTGGTTTTAGCAGATTAAATATTTTTTTAATTAGAACTTAAATATAATACCTATAACAGCAGCTATTCCAAGATATATTACAGGATGGAACTTAAATTTCTTCATTAAAAAAATAATGACTACAAATAAAATAATCGCCTTGTAATTAAATAGAGAAAAAAATTTGCTCGTTTCTAAAAAAAGATTAAGATTTAAAAGAGAAACTTTAGCAACTTCATAAGCAGCAGCACCAATTAATCCAATAACAGCAGGCCTTAATGTATAAAAGCCATTTTTTATAAGTGGTTTTTCATTTATTTTACCAAAATATTTTGCTATCAAACTAATTATTATTATTGAAGGTGTAACTATCCCAATTGTTGCCAATATCCCTCCAAACACACCTGCAGTCTTAAAGCCAACAAAAGTAGCTGTATTTATACCAATAGGTCCAGGGGTTGATTCCGATATTGCTATCATATCGGCAAGCTCTTGAGAGGTTATCCAACCATACTTATCGACAAGATCTTGCAGAAAAGGAAGAGTTGCTAATCCCCCACCTATAGAAAATAAACCTATTTTGAAGAATTCAAAAAATAAAGTTAAGTAAATCATTTACTATCAGCCTTGTTTAATTTAATTATATTTCCAACTGCAAAAGATATTATTATAACTATAACTGGTGAAATGTCAATAAGAGCAACTCCTAAAAAAGAAATTAAAAATACTATAACACCAATATAATCTTTAACCGATTTTTTCCACATATTAATTATTGTATTTAGAATTAAAGCTATTACAGCTACGCGTATTCCTCCAAATGCATTTTGAACTATTGTATAATCTTGAAACTTCTGAAAAAAGGCAGCTATAATGCTAATTATAACCAAAGACGGAAATACCATCCCTAAGCTGGCTACAATGGCTCCTATAACTCCTTTTAATTTATATCCCACAAACGTTGCAGTATTTATAGCTATTATTCCCGGAGTACTTTGACCTATAGCGTAATAATCTATTATCTCTTCTTCACTAACCCATTTTCTTTTTTTAACTAATTCTTCTTGCATCATAGGGAGCATAGCATATCCACCACCAAAAGTCAAACTCCCAATGCGAGCAAACGTTGTAAATATATCTAATAAAATCATAGAAAACGGCAACCTCACTTAAGCATTTTCATTATTTGTAATATTTTTTAACTTTTCTATTACTAATTTAGTAGCTCTACAATCTTGCTCATTATATTTAAAAATTCTTTTTAAAGCTTCTTTGTCTCCTTTTAAATAAGCTCGATATTCAATAATAACTGCAAAACCATTTAATTCGGTTTTCCATTCAAAACCAAAATATTTGCTTATATCCTTTAATGAATAAGAAACCACAGGCAAAGTATAATTTTCATTGACAATCTCAAATAAATCTACAGATTTTGAGATTATTTTCCTAATTTTACCTTTAAGGTCCGGATAATTAAATGTAAACTTATTTAAAGCTTTTATATCATTCTTGTCGTAATGAATCAGGAACTTATCTTTCGAATAAAGAAAATCTATCATCTTATGAATAGTTTTAGCACCATTATTTCCTATAAAAAAAGGATAATAATCATCATTATCTAAAAATCCAAATAAAAAGTCCTTGTTCATATAAGTTTCAACGTCAAAAACAATATAATCATTCGGAAAAATGTACTTGCCAACAACAAAAGTTTCATCTTTTATCAAAGATCTTAAGTTATATAAAGGTTTCCTAAATTTTTTGTCTAACTTTTCTATTTGATCAGTAGCTATAACAGTTATAGGATCTAAATTCATTTTATTTAGTTGTTCAACTACTTGCTGGCTGAAGTTTGGAACTACAGAAAAATCTCCTTGCTTTAGAAATTCCAAGTGACAAGATTTTTTTATTTTACAAAATTTACAATGGCTTCCATGAGTTTTTCTGGTATTTTTGAGGTTATTGAGTTCCTTTTTTATCCATTTTTCTCTAAGTAAGATGTCACTATAGTTTACTTCGTAAGTAGCATTTAAAGTTTCTAATATTATTCTTTTTAAATTTTCATCTTTTTCTTTGAAATGATAATAAGCGGCATATATGTGAAGCCAATATGATTTTTTGAAATTTTTACCAAATCTGCTTATCTTAATTACACCGTTTTCCAAGGGTTCATAATTTGCTTCGATTTGGAGACCATCTATACTAGTCGTAAAATATGTTCCTTTTCTTTTATACGTAGGTACAAAATAACTACAATTTTTATAGTTTTCATAGTATAACAAATCCATCTTATTTATACACACCTTATCTTTATATTCAACCTTTGTAAAGTTTTTCAATATCTCCGATTTCATAAAAAAGGCTCGATAAATTCTTTAAAAAACTTAACCTATTAATTCTAATAGCTTCATCTTGTGACATAACAAAAACATTATCAAAATATCTATCTATATCTTCTTTTAAAGAAACAAGAGTCAATATAGCGCTTTCATAATCCAATTGTTTTATATATTTCTCAAATTCAGCTTTAACTTCCAAATATCTTTGAAACAATAATTTTTCTTCCTTTTCAACAAAAAGACGCCCTTCATAATCGTAACTCGAATGATTTTTAGAGATATTATTAATCCTTTGAAATGCGATTATAAAATTTTTAAACTCTTCCTTGTCTATATATTTGCTTATTGCTTTAGCTGATAGATAAGATCTCAAAGGTCTAAAGCAGTTTATCAAAACAGCGTTTGAAGCTTCTTTGGGAATGTTTTCCTTTTCTAATATTGTTTCTAATCTACTACTTATAAAATCTTTTAATATTTCTTCTTTTCCATCTAATGAAACGTCAGATTTACCCGCATCAAAATAATTTTTCTCTGCAAGAAT
This is a stretch of genomic DNA from Petrotoga sp. 9PWA.NaAc.5.4. It encodes these proteins:
- a CDS encoding thymidylate kinase; this translates as MKKGKLIVIESGTDASGKATQIELLYNRLKNENFPILKAEFPNYKSESSSLIKMYLRGEFGEDPESVNPYAASTFFAVDRFATYTKELKQFYESGVTILCDRYTTSNMIYQSSKFENEKDKDNFLDWLWDLEFNKFNLPIPSYVIFLDIPPEISINLLKKRVQKVEGLGKLDIHENDLNYINKTYKNAKYIAYKYNWKIIDCLKNNRELKTIEKIHEEIYSFWKQIKD
- a CDS encoding chromate transporter; this encodes MIYLTLFFEFFKIGLFSIGGGLATLPFLQDLVDKYGWITSQELADMIAISESTPGPIGINTATFVGFKTAGVFGGILATIGIVTPSIIIISLIAKYFGKINEKPLIKNGFYTLRPAVIGLIGAAAYEVAKVSLLNLNLFLETSKFFSLFNYKAIILFVVIIFLMKKFKFHPVIYLGIAAVIGIIFKF
- a CDS encoding chromate transporter, producing the protein MILLDIFTTFARIGSLTFGGGYAMLPMMQEELVKKRKWVSEEEIIDYYAIGQSTPGIIAINTATFVGYKLKGVIGAIVASLGMVFPSLVIISIIAAFFQKFQDYTIVQNAFGGIRVAVIALILNTIINMWKKSVKDYIGVIVFLISFLGVALIDISPVIVIIISFAVGNIIKLNKADSK
- a CDS encoding TM0106 family RecB-like putative nuclease, with the translated sequence MDLLYYENYKNCSYFVPTYKRKGTYFTTSIDGLQIEANYEPLENGVIKISRFGKNFKKSYWLHIYAAYYHFKEKDENLKRIILETLNATYEVNYSDILLREKWIKKELNNLKNTRKTHGSHCKFCKIKKSCHLEFLKQGDFSVVPNFSQQVVEQLNKMNLDPITVIATDQIEKLDKKFRKPLYNLRSLIKDETFVVGKYIFPNDYIVFDVETYMNKDFLFGFLDNDDYYPFFIGNNGAKTIHKMIDFLYSKDKFLIHYDKNDIKALNKFTFNYPDLKGKIRKIISKSVDLFEIVNENYTLPVVSYSLKDISKYFGFEWKTELNGFAVIIEYRAYLKGDKEALKRIFKYNEQDCRATKLVIEKLKNITNNENA